The genomic segment TTTTATCCGAGCTGGCACGGAAGAACGGCTTAGATTGAGTGCTTATGTTTGTTAGACTGTAGATGTGTCTTTTATTGGTTTTATGATGACAGCGTTTTTTTGGATTAAGCTTCTAATTTCAGAGAATTTTTTTCTATTTACTTCTTGTATTTATCTTCTTTATATTTTATTTTGTTATGAAAATGTAACAAGGGTAACTTGTTTGAAAGATAATAGAGTCTGGAGGAGTTAAAATGCTGAATAGCCAAAAAGGTTTCACCCTCATCGAGTTGATTATGGTAATTGTTATTCTTGGCGTGCTTGCGGTTGTTGCCGTGCCCAAGTATCAGGATCTTTC from the Pseudomonadota bacterium genome contains:
- a CDS encoding prepilin-type N-terminal cleavage/methylation domain-containing protein is translated as MLNSQKGFTLIELIMVIVILGVLAVVAVPKYQDLS